A genomic window from Klebsiella quasipneumoniae subsp. quasipneumoniae includes:
- the ltaE gene encoding low-specificity L-threonine aldolase, producing MIDLRSDTVTRPGRAMLEAMMAAPVGDDVYGDDPTVNELQRYAADLAGKEAALYLPTGTQANLVGLLSHCQRGEEYIVGQGAHNYLYEAGGAAVLGSIQPQPIDAAADGSLPLDKVAAKIKPDDIHFAPTRLLSLENTHNGKVLPRDYLQEAWAFTRQRDLALHVDGARIFNAVVAYGCELRDIAQYCDSFTICLSKGLGAPVGSLLVGSEAYIRRAVRWRKMVGGGMRQAGILAAAGLYALKNNVQRLQEDHDNAAWMADQLRAIGADVTRHDTNMLFVRVGDEQARALGEFMQARGVLINASPIVRLVTHLDVNRQQLSEVVAHWQAFLQR from the coding sequence GTGATCGATCTGCGCAGTGATACCGTTACCCGTCCCGGGCGCGCCATGTTGGAAGCCATGATGGCCGCCCCGGTCGGGGACGATGTGTATGGCGACGACCCTACCGTCAATGAACTTCAGCGCTACGCCGCCGACCTGGCCGGCAAAGAGGCGGCGCTGTATCTGCCCACCGGCACCCAGGCCAACCTCGTCGGCCTGCTCAGCCACTGCCAGCGCGGCGAAGAGTATATCGTCGGCCAGGGGGCGCATAACTATCTGTACGAAGCCGGCGGGGCGGCGGTTCTCGGCAGTATTCAGCCGCAGCCGATTGACGCCGCGGCGGACGGCTCGCTGCCGCTGGATAAAGTCGCAGCGAAAATCAAACCTGACGATATCCATTTTGCCCCGACCCGCCTGCTGAGCCTGGAAAACACCCATAACGGTAAGGTGCTGCCGCGCGACTATCTCCAGGAAGCCTGGGCGTTTACCCGCCAGCGCGATCTGGCGCTGCACGTCGACGGCGCGCGCATCTTTAACGCCGTGGTCGCCTACGGCTGTGAGCTGCGCGATATCGCCCAGTACTGCGACTCCTTCACCATCTGCCTGTCAAAGGGGCTTGGCGCCCCGGTTGGCTCGCTGCTGGTCGGCAGTGAAGCGTATATTCGCCGCGCCGTTCGCTGGCGGAAAATGGTCGGCGGCGGGATGCGCCAGGCGGGCATTCTGGCCGCCGCCGGGCTGTACGCGCTGAAAAATAACGTGCAGCGCCTGCAGGAGGATCATGATAACGCCGCGTGGATGGCGGATCAGCTGCGCGCCATCGGCGCCGACGTCACCCGTCACGATACCAACATGCTGTTCGTTCGCGTCGGTGATGAACAGGCCCGGGCGCTCGGCGAGTTTATGCAGGCGCGCGGCGTGCTGATCAACGCCTCGCCCATCGTCCGTCTGGTCACTCACCTGGATGTCAATCGTCAGCAGTTGAGCGAAGTGGTCGCCCACTGGCAGGCTTTTTTACAACGCTAA
- a CDS encoding DoxX family protein, with protein MVNGLLNTVNRTLSHEDAGKLLLRLAVGGLMLFHGLHKLLDGVDSISGMLVAKGLPGFIAYGVLVGEVVAPCLLIVGILTRPAALVLAFTMVVAWLMVGLGKTFALDAVGAWAIENLVYFFVGALAIALLGAGRYSLAGQSAWR; from the coding sequence ATGGTTAATGGATTGTTAAACACAGTAAACAGAACGCTGTCGCATGAAGATGCCGGTAAACTCTTGTTACGACTCGCCGTCGGCGGGTTAATGCTGTTTCACGGTTTGCACAAGCTGCTGGATGGCGTGGACAGCATTAGCGGGATGCTGGTGGCGAAGGGGTTGCCGGGGTTTATCGCCTACGGTGTGCTGGTGGGGGAAGTGGTTGCCCCCTGTTTGTTGATTGTCGGCATCCTGACGCGCCCAGCGGCGCTGGTGTTGGCTTTCACCATGGTAGTGGCGTGGCTGATGGTCGGTCTCGGCAAGACGTTTGCGCTTGATGCGGTGGGCGCGTGGGCGATTGAGAATCTGGTCTATTTCTTTGTTGGCGCGCTGGCGATTGCGCTTTTGGGCGCCGGGCGTTACTCGCTGGCCGGTCAGTCGGCCTGGCGATAG
- a CDS encoding N-acetylmuramoyl-L-alanine amidase — translation MTRIALIALLALLLSGCAGEKGIIDRDGYQLDIRHPAQAAYPRIKVLVIHYTADNFDTSLATLTDKEVSSHYLIPEQPPRHHNKPRIWQLVPEEDLAWHAGVSYWRGSTRINDTSIGIELENRGWQKTAGGKSFTPFHPEQIAALIPLARDIITRYHIAPQNVVAHADIAPQRKDDPGPLFPWQQLAQQGIGAWPDEQRVAFYLNGRPPSEPVDPEEVLDLLARYGYQVTPEMTPAQKKRVIIAFQMHFRPQRWDGVADAQTEAIAEALLEKYGQG, via the coding sequence ATGACACGGATTGCGCTGATCGCGCTGCTGGCGTTACTGCTAAGCGGCTGTGCCGGCGAAAAAGGGATTATCGATCGCGATGGATACCAGCTGGACATCCGCCATCCGGCGCAGGCGGCCTATCCGCGAATAAAAGTGCTGGTGATCCACTATACGGCAGACAACTTTGATACTTCTCTGGCGACCCTGACCGATAAAGAGGTCAGCTCCCACTATTTAATTCCTGAACAGCCGCCGCGCCACCATAATAAACCGCGGATCTGGCAGCTGGTGCCGGAAGAGGATCTGGCCTGGCACGCCGGTGTAAGCTACTGGCGCGGCAGCACGCGCATCAACGATACTTCCATCGGTATTGAACTGGAAAACCGCGGCTGGCAGAAGACCGCGGGAGGTAAAAGCTTTACCCCCTTTCACCCGGAACAGATCGCGGCCCTGATCCCGCTGGCGCGCGATATTATCACCCGCTACCACATCGCGCCGCAGAACGTGGTGGCCCATGCCGATATCGCCCCGCAGCGCAAAGACGATCCGGGGCCGTTGTTCCCCTGGCAACAGCTGGCGCAGCAGGGGATTGGCGCCTGGCCGGACGAGCAGCGGGTGGCTTTTTATCTGAACGGGCGGCCGCCCAGTGAGCCAGTGGACCCTGAGGAGGTGCTGGATTTGCTGGCGCGCTACGGCTATCAGGTCACGCCGGAGATGACTCCCGCGCAGAAGAAACGGGTAATTATCGCCTTCCAGATGCACTTCCGCCCCCAGCGCTGGGATGGCGTAGCGGATGCGCAAACCGAAGCGATAGCCGAGGCGCTGTTAGAGAAATATGGCCAGGGTTAG
- the poxB gene encoding ubiquinone-dependent pyruvate dehydrogenase encodes MKQTVAAYIAKTLEQAGVKRIWGVTGDSLNGLSDSLNRMGTIDWMATRHEEVAAFAAGAEAQLTGELAVCAGSCGPGNLHLINGLFDCHRNHVPVLAIAAHIPSSEIGSGYFQETHPQELFRECSHYCELVSTPEQIPQVLAVAMRKAVINRGVSVVVLPGDVALKAAPESASSHWYHAPLPTVSPADEELRKLAQLIRYSSNIALMCGSGCAGAHQELVEFAAKIKAPIVHALRGKEHVEYDNPYDVGMTGLIGFSSGFHTMMNADTLILLGTQFPYRAFYPTDAKIIQIDINPGSIGAHSKVDMALVGDIKSTLKALLPLLEEKTDRRFLDKALEHYRDARKGLDDLAKPSEKAIHPQYLAQQISHFADEDAIFTCDVGTPTVWAARYLKMNGKRRLLGSFNHGSMANAMPQAIGAKATAPERQVVAMCGDGGFSMLMGDFLSLAQMKLPVKIIIFNNSVLGFVAMEMKAGGYLTDGTELHDTNFARIAEACGIKGIRVEKAAEVDEALQTAFRTDGPVLVDVVVAKEELAIPPQIKLEQAKGFSLYMLRAIISGRGDEVIELAKTNWLR; translated from the coding sequence ATGAAACAAACCGTGGCCGCATACATTGCCAAAACGCTGGAACAGGCCGGCGTGAAACGTATCTGGGGCGTCACCGGCGATTCCCTCAATGGATTGAGCGATAGCCTGAACCGCATGGGCACCATCGACTGGATGGCCACCCGGCACGAAGAGGTCGCCGCTTTCGCCGCCGGCGCGGAGGCGCAACTGACCGGCGAACTGGCGGTCTGCGCCGGTTCCTGCGGACCGGGTAACCTGCACCTGATCAACGGTCTGTTTGACTGTCACCGCAACCATGTCCCGGTGCTGGCCATTGCCGCCCACATCCCTTCCAGCGAGATTGGCAGCGGCTATTTCCAGGAGACCCATCCCCAGGAGCTGTTCCGCGAATGCAGCCACTACTGCGAGCTGGTCTCCACCCCGGAGCAGATCCCGCAGGTGCTGGCGGTGGCGATGCGTAAGGCGGTGATTAACCGCGGCGTTTCGGTGGTGGTTCTGCCCGGCGACGTGGCGCTGAAAGCCGCCCCGGAGAGCGCCAGCAGCCACTGGTACCATGCGCCGTTGCCGACGGTCTCCCCGGCCGACGAGGAGCTGCGCAAGCTGGCGCAGCTTATCCGCTACTCCAGCAATATCGCGCTCATGTGCGGTAGCGGCTGCGCCGGCGCCCACCAGGAGCTGGTGGAGTTCGCAGCAAAAATTAAAGCCCCCATCGTCCATGCGCTGCGCGGTAAAGAGCATGTGGAGTATGACAACCCGTATGATGTGGGCATGACCGGGCTGATTGGCTTCTCTTCTGGCTTCCACACCATGATGAATGCCGACACCCTGATCCTGCTCGGCACCCAGTTCCCCTATCGCGCCTTCTATCCGACCGACGCCAAAATTATTCAGATCGACATTAACCCCGGCAGCATCGGCGCGCACAGTAAGGTTGATATGGCGCTGGTGGGCGACATCAAATCAACGTTAAAGGCGCTGCTGCCGCTGCTGGAAGAGAAAACCGATCGCCGCTTCCTCGATAAGGCGCTGGAGCACTATCGCGACGCGCGAAAAGGACTCGACGATCTGGCGAAGCCCAGCGAGAAGGCGATCCACCCGCAATATCTGGCGCAGCAGATCAGCCATTTTGCCGATGAAGACGCCATTTTCACCTGCGATGTCGGCACCCCGACCGTCTGGGCGGCACGCTATCTCAAGATGAACGGCAAACGCCGCCTGCTGGGTTCATTCAACCACGGCTCCATGGCCAACGCCATGCCGCAGGCCATTGGCGCCAAGGCCACCGCGCCGGAGCGTCAGGTGGTGGCCATGTGCGGCGACGGCGGGTTTAGCATGCTGATGGGGGATTTTCTGTCGCTGGCGCAGATGAAGCTGCCGGTGAAAATTATCATCTTTAACAACAGCGTGCTGGGTTTCGTGGCGATGGAGATGAAGGCCGGGGGCTATCTCACCGACGGCACAGAGCTGCACGACACCAACTTCGCCCGCATCGCGGAAGCCTGCGGTATTAAAGGTATTCGCGTTGAGAAAGCCGCCGAGGTGGATGAAGCGCTGCAGACCGCCTTCCGCACCGACGGTCCGGTGCTGGTCGACGTCGTGGTCGCCAAAGAGGAGCTGGCGATCCCGCCGCAGATCAAGCTGGAGCAGGCGAAAGGCTTTAGCCTGTATATGCTGCGGGCGATCATCAGCGGGCGCGGCGATGAAGTCATCGAACTGGCGAAAACCAACTGGCTCAGGTAA
- a CDS encoding SDR family oxidoreductase: MSQSVLVLGASGYIGQHLVRELSARGYPVLAAARHTDRLQKLALPGVTCRSVDLNQPQALPALLTGIDTLYYLVHGMGEGGDFIAHERRVATHVRDALRQTPVRQIIFLSSLQAPAQEQSDHLRARQVTGDLLRESGVPVTELRAGIIVGAGSAAFEVMRDMVYNLPVLTPPRWVRSRTTPVALENLLVDLVELLNHPSDAHRVFEAAGPEVLSYQQQFIRFMAVSGKHRPLIPIPLPTRWISVWFLNVITSVPPTIAKALIQGLKHDLIADDRTLRTLIPQTLIPFDQAVRRTLKEEEQLVNSSDWGYDAQAFARWRPEYGYYPKQAGCTITTQASRKALWQVVNQIGGKEGYFFGNLLWKTRGAMDLLVGHRLAKGRPQRDYLQTGDTVDSWKVIIVEEEKQLTLLFGMKAPGLGRLSFTINDKGDRRELDVRAWWHPHGMPGLVYWLLMIPAHLFIFRGMAQRIARLAEQISGRVEG, from the coding sequence GTGTCGCAATCGGTTTTGGTGCTCGGCGCCAGCGGCTATATTGGTCAGCATTTAGTCCGCGAATTAAGCGCACGGGGTTATCCGGTGCTGGCGGCGGCGCGCCATACCGACCGACTGCAAAAACTCGCTTTGCCCGGCGTCACCTGCCGGTCAGTCGATCTCAATCAGCCGCAGGCTCTGCCTGCGCTGCTCACAGGTATCGATACCCTTTACTATCTGGTACACGGCATGGGCGAAGGCGGCGATTTTATCGCCCATGAGCGTCGGGTGGCGACGCATGTTCGCGATGCCCTGCGCCAGACGCCGGTGCGTCAGATTATCTTTCTCAGCTCGCTGCAGGCTCCAGCGCAGGAGCAGTCCGACCATCTGCGCGCTCGTCAGGTCACCGGCGATCTCCTGCGCGAGTCGGGCGTGCCGGTAACCGAGCTGCGGGCCGGAATTATCGTCGGCGCCGGCTCCGCCGCCTTCGAGGTGATGCGCGACATGGTCTATAACCTGCCGGTGCTGACCCCCCCGCGCTGGGTGCGTTCGCGTACCACCCCTGTCGCGCTGGAAAACCTGCTCGTTGACCTCGTTGAGCTACTGAATCACCCTTCCGACGCGCACCGCGTCTTCGAAGCCGCCGGTCCGGAGGTGTTAAGCTATCAGCAGCAGTTCATTCGCTTTATGGCCGTCAGCGGCAAACACCGCCCGCTCATTCCGATTCCCCTGCCGACGCGCTGGATCTCGGTGTGGTTCCTCAATGTCATCACCTCGGTGCCGCCGACCATCGCCAAAGCGCTAATTCAGGGGTTGAAGCACGATCTGATCGCCGATGACCGGACGCTGCGGACGCTGATCCCGCAAACGCTGATCCCCTTCGATCAGGCGGTTCGCCGCACCCTGAAAGAAGAAGAGCAGCTGGTAAACTCCAGCGACTGGGGCTACGACGCCCAGGCTTTCGCCCGCTGGCGACCGGAGTATGGCTATTATCCGAAACAGGCAGGCTGCACCATCACCACTCAGGCGAGCCGCAAAGCCCTGTGGCAGGTCGTTAACCAAATCGGCGGTAAAGAGGGATATTTTTTCGGCAATCTGCTGTGGAAAACCCGCGGCGCGATGGATCTGCTGGTCGGCCACCGGCTGGCCAAAGGGCGACCGCAGCGCGACTATCTGCAGACCGGCGATACGGTCGACAGCTGGAAGGTGATTATCGTGGAGGAAGAAAAACAGCTCACTCTGCTGTTCGGCATGAAAGCGCCGGGACTGGGCCGGTTAAGCTTTACCATTAACGATAAAGGCGATCGTCGTGAACTGGACGTCCGCGCCTGGTGGCACCCGCACGGTATGCCGGGCCTGGTCTACTGGCTGCTGATGATCCCGGCGCACCTGTTTATTTTCCGCGGTATGGCGCAACGCATCGCCCGGTTGGCCGAACAAATCTCAGGCAGAGTCGAAGGATAA
- a CDS encoding NAD-dependent epimerase/dehydratase family protein, with product MKVLVTGATSGLGRNAVEYLRNKGISVRATGRNEAMGKLLSKMGAEFIPADLTELVSSQAKVMLAGIDTLWHCSSFTSPWGTQQAFDLANVRATRRLGEWSVAWGVRNFVHISSPSLYFDYHHHRDIQEDFRPHRFANEFARSKAASEEVINLLAQANPHTRFTILRPQSLFGPHDKVFIPRLAQMMQHYGSVLLPRGGSALVDMTYYENAVHAMWLASQPACDHLPSARAWNISNGEPRTLRSIVQKLIDELGIKCRIRSVPYPMLDIIARSMERFGDKTAKEPAFTHYGVSKLNFDFTLDITRAQDELGYQPVVTLDDGIVRTAAWLRDHGKLHR from the coding sequence ATGAAGGTACTGGTTACCGGTGCGACCAGCGGATTAGGCCGCAACGCAGTGGAATATCTGCGCAACAAGGGCATCAGCGTGCGAGCGACCGGGCGCAACGAAGCGATGGGTAAGCTTCTGAGCAAAATGGGGGCGGAATTCATCCCGGCAGATTTAACCGAGCTGGTCTCTTCGCAGGCTAAAGTGATGCTCGCCGGTATCGATACCCTGTGGCACTGCTCAAGTTTCACCTCGCCCTGGGGCACGCAACAGGCTTTCGATCTCGCTAACGTCCGCGCCACCCGCCGCCTCGGCGAATGGTCGGTAGCATGGGGCGTACGCAATTTCGTCCATATCTCTTCGCCCTCGCTCTATTTTGATTATCACCACCATCGCGATATTCAGGAAGATTTCCGCCCGCACCGCTTCGCCAATGAGTTTGCCCGCAGCAAGGCGGCCAGCGAAGAGGTGATCAACCTGCTGGCGCAGGCCAACCCACACACCCGTTTTACCATTTTGCGCCCGCAGAGCCTGTTCGGGCCGCACGATAAAGTCTTTATTCCCCGGCTGGCGCAAATGATGCAGCACTACGGCAGCGTCCTGTTGCCGCGGGGCGGCAGCGCGCTGGTCGATATGACCTATTATGAAAATGCCGTCCACGCGATGTGGCTGGCGAGCCAGCCTGCCTGCGATCATCTTCCCTCCGCCCGCGCGTGGAATATCAGCAATGGCGAACCGCGCACCCTGCGCAGCATCGTGCAGAAACTGATCGATGAGCTGGGCATCAAATGCCGGATCCGTTCAGTTCCCTACCCGATGCTGGATATTATCGCCCGCAGCATGGAGCGTTTTGGCGATAAAACGGCCAAAGAGCCGGCCTTTACCCACTACGGCGTCTCTAAACTTAATTTTGATTTTACGCTCGATATCACGCGCGCGCAGGATGAGCTGGGCTATCAGCCGGTGGTGACGCTGGACGACGGGATTGTGCGTACCGCCGCCTGGTTACGCGACCACGGTAAACTTCACCGCTAA